The following proteins come from a genomic window of Lytechinus pictus isolate F3 Inbred chromosome 1, Lp3.0, whole genome shotgun sequence:
- the LOC129262797 gene encoding sialin-like, translating to MSGNICENDAGLHDSHEQCPLINGIEGSEERKKKEDFLVAPKVPGLISARHMLAFLGFLGFINVYAMRVNLSVALADMVNSTTEVNSTQISCPVNDSLSANSTKKEGEFNWDSNTKEQILASFFYGYILTQIPGGFLADLMGAKWLFGSGVLCTAVFTLLTPVAARAGLAWLIVVRVIAGIGEGVTFPAMNAMWAHWAPPVERSRLLTFTYAGAHFGTVLALPISGVLCNSEFLGGWPSVFYVFGVFGVVWFIFWIALVHDTPDKHPRISPEERFFLQKAIKPRDKKLKVPWLQMLTSVRLLAISLSHFSNNFGFYTLLTNLPSYLKFGLGFDISQSGFLAAVPYLVMWIMINAGGQVADFLRGRYILSTTNTRKLMNTLGLVLPAVFLVITGYIGCNHVLAVAFLTLAVGTGGLAMSGFNVNHLDIAPAYGGVLMGITNTIGTIPGILGPSLVGLYVTNEYDISQWQIAFWVCFGVYMFGAVTYLFMGTGELQPWADPELQTKPYRPPGGDKDTDGLPYCQYDKCNSINGGLSHTGNSGVVMS from the exons ATGTCTGGGAATATTTGTGAAAATGATGCTGGCTTGCACGACTCTCACGAACAATGTCCTCTTATAAATGGTATCGAAGGatcagaagaaaggaaaaagaaagaagattttCTTGTCGCTCCGAAAG TTCCTGGCCTTATATCTGCCCGTCATATGCTTGCATTCCTGGGGTTCTTGGGATTCATCAATGTCTATGCCATGAGAGTGAACCTCAGTGTTGCCTTAGCAGACATGGTGAACAGTACGACCGAAGTCAACAGCACCCAGATCAGCTGCCCAGTCAATGACTCGCTATCAGCAAACTCAACAAAGAAG GAAGGAGAGTTTAATTGGGATTCAAACACCAAAGAGCAGATCCTTGCTTCTTTCTTCTATGGCTACATCCTGACCCAGATCCCCGGGGGTTTCTTGGCCGATCTGATGGGGGCCAAGTGGCTCTTCGGGTCGGGGGTGCTCTGTACGGCAGTGTTTACCCTCCTGACCCCTGTCGCTGCCAGGGCTGGTCTGGCTTGGCTCATCGTCGTCAGGGTCATTGCAGGCATAGGAGAG GGTGTCACATTTCCAGCCATGAATGCTATGTGGGCTCACTGGGCTCCCCCCGTTGAGAGGAGTCGTCTTCTAACATTCACATATGCAG GTGCGCATTTTGGTACAGTATTAGCATTGCCGATCTCTGGCGTTCTTTGTAATTCCGAATTCCTTGGTGGCTGGCCATCAGTCTTCTATGTCTTTG GTGTCTTTGGAGTTGTGTGGTTTATTTTCTGGATTGCACTGGTGCATGATACACCAGATAAACACCCTCGAATCTCACCCGAAGAACGCTTCTTCCTTCAAAAAGCAATCAAGCCCAGAGATAAG AAATTAAAGGTGCCATGGCTCCAGATGTTGACATCAGTGAGACTATTAGCGATCAGCTTATCccatttttcaaacaattttgGTTTCTACACATTGCTGACCAATCTACCTTCCTACTTGAAATTTGGACTTGGCTTCGATATATCACAA AGTGGATTTTTAGCTGCTGTGCCTTATTTAGTTATGTGGATCATGATCAATGCTGGTGGTCAGGTAGCAGACTTCCTTCGTGGACGCTATATACTATCAACAACTAATACAAGGAAACTAATGAATACTCTAG GTCTTGTATTACCAGCCGTGTTCCTAGTAATTACCGGGTACATAGGCTGCAACCATGTTTTGGCTGTGGCGTTCCTAACCCTGGCCGTGGGAACAGGAGGGCTGGCTATGTCCGGCTTCAATGTCAATCATCTGGACATCGCACCGGCCTATGGGGGTGTTCTCATGGGCATTACCAACACCATCGGGACCATCCCAGGAATCCTAGGCCCTTCTCTGGTCGGGCTCTACGTCACCAATGAG TACGACATCTCTCAATGGCAGATTGCATTCTGGGTCTGTTTTGGTGTTTACATGTTCGGCGCCGTCACCTACCTCTTCATGGGCACCGGCGAGCTTCAACCCTGGGCCGACCCGGAGCTCCAGACCAAACCCTACCGACCTCCCGGTGGTGATAAAGACACGGATGGCCTTCCATACTGCCAGTACGACAAATGTAATAGTATTAACGGTGGATTATCACACACTGGGAATAGCGGTGTTGTGATGTCTTAA